ACGCCAGCGAAAGCCTGTCCGGCTGGATCTTCGGTGTCAGCGATGGTCAAGCCAAGATCGAGCCCATCGACTTCGCCGGTGGTGTGGTAGTCCACATCACCGCAGGTACAGCGGCCTTAGTCCTTGCCATCGTGGTGGGCAAGCGCCATAGCTGGCCACACCGTCCTCACAACCTTCCCATGGTGATGCTCGGCGCAGCACTGCTGTGGTTTGGCTGGTTCGGCTTTAATGCAGGCTCCGCCTTCGCCGCCGATGGCCTGGCAGGTTTGGCGTGGATCAACACCACCGCCGCCACTGCGGCTGCGATGTTGAGCTGGCTGCTTGTCGAGCGTCTGCGCGATGGCCATGCCACATCCCTTGGTGCAGCCTCCGGTGTGGTTGCTGGTCTGGTGGCGATTACCCCTGCAGCCGGCGTGCTCACCCCAGTTTGGGCCATCGTGGTTGGTGCCATTGGTGGTGTAGTTGCTGCCTTCGGAGTTGGTCTGAAGTATCGCTTTGGCTACGACGATTCCCTGGACGTGGTTGGCGTGCACCTGTTCGCAGGTCTGTGGGGCACCATCGCTGTAGGCCTGGTTGCTACCGATGATGGGTTGCTGACCGGCGGCGGGGCAGATGGATTCCGTTTGCTGATCATGCAGGCCTTGATTGCGCTTGTGGCAATGGTGTGGTCTGGCCTGTGCACCTGGCTATTGGCTTGGGGCTTGCAAAAGACGATGGGCTGGCGTGTAGAGAAGGAAGCAGAATTCGATGGCATCGACCAAGCGCTGCATGCAGAAAGCGCCTACGAGCAATCCGCCCAGCGCTATGCGCACTAGACTATTGGCAATCACCGCCTTCGAAGGCGTTAGAACAATCCGAGGAGTTTGACCATGAAGCTGATCACCGCCATCATCAAGCCATTTACCTTGGTGGATGTGAAAGATTCCTTAGAGCAACTCGGCATTCATGGCCTGACTGTTTCTGAGGTCCAGGGATATGGCCAGCAAAAAGGCCACACGGAGGTCTACCGTGGCGCCGAGTACGCGGTGGATTTTGTGCCCAAGCTCAAGCTCGAGGTAGTCGTCGATGATCAGCTTGTCGACGACACCCTCGACGCTATCGTAGAAGCCGCCCGAACCGGCAAGATCGGCGATGGCAAGGTATGGGTCACTCCCGTTGAGACGCTGGTGCGAGTGCGCACCAATGAGCGTGGCACCGCGGCACTTTGATCACCCCCGCTGAACGTCGAAAAGCTGCGGCAGAACAAGCCTATGCGCTGCTGGGTGGGGTCGACGTCCCGCCCGGCGCCGCGCTCGTGGTCACCGGATCGTTGGCCACCAACACCATGGCGCCGCACTCGGATATCGACGCGCTGTTGCTGTGCGAGCCAGGCACTGAGGTTTCCGAATCACTGTGGTATCCGCTGTGGGAATCGAAATTGCGCGTGGATACCGCGGTGCGCACCCCGGATGAATGCGCCCAAGTAGCCGCCTCCGATATCACCGCCGCCTTGGGCATGCTGGAAATCAAGCACTTTCGCGGCGATGCAGCGCTGACGCAAAAGACCAGGGACGCGGTGCTGCAGCAGTGGCGGGTGATGGTTCGCAAAAACTTTGAGCAAATCCTCGATACCGCCATCGCTCGTTGGCGACGCTCCGGGTCCGTGGTGAGCATGACTCGCCCAGACATCAAACACGGCCGCGGCGGGCTGCGCGATATCCAATTAATTCAGGCACTTGCCCTTGGCAACGTCTGCGATGCTCCGCAGCTTGAGTCGGAGATGCAATTGCTTCTCGACGTCCGCACGCTCCTGCATCACACCACCCGCAGAGCACGCGATGTGCTCGACCCGGAATTTGCCGTCGATATCGCCATCGAGTTGGGTTTTGAAGATCGATACAGCCTGGCAACGACCCTGGCTCATAACGCCCGCGCTATCGATGCTGCCCTTGCTCAAGCCCTCCAGCAGGGCAGGGACTTAGTGCCCAGGCGCTTTGTGCGGGCGCAACCACGCAAGCCTATCGACGTCGACGTGGTTGAAGTCGCAGGCGAAGTCGCCCTTGCGCGCAACGCGCGTGTGGATGATCCCTGGTTGCCGCTTCGCGTCGGTGCCTCCTCGGTGCGCACCGGTTTGCCCATTGCCAAAAGCGTGTGGAAGCAACTTGAGCAGGCTCCCATGC
This window of the Corynebacterium pseudopelargi genome carries:
- a CDS encoding ammonium transporter codes for the protein MDTGNAAWMLTSASLVLLMTPALALFYGGMSRQKSVLNMMMMSFGAAGVVGIIYVLWGWSMSYGPSLGGIIGNPFAAFGLHDVINQDGTAIIGEQGYPQVIDVAFQLTFAVISTALISGALAERVRFGTWLCFAGAWATFVYFPIAHMVWSGGLLSHASESLSGWIFGVSDGQAKIEPIDFAGGVVVHITAGTAALVLAIVVGKRHSWPHRPHNLPMVMLGAALLWFGWFGFNAGSAFAADGLAGLAWINTTAATAAAMLSWLLVERLRDGHATSLGAASGVVAGLVAITPAAGVLTPVWAIVVGAIGGVVAAFGVGLKYRFGYDDSLDVVGVHLFAGLWGTIAVGLVATDDGLLTGGGADGFRLLIMQALIALVAMVWSGLCTWLLAWGLQKTMGWRVEKEAEFDGIDQALHAESAYEQSAQRYAH
- a CDS encoding P-II family nitrogen regulator; the encoded protein is MKLITAIIKPFTLVDVKDSLEQLGIHGLTVSEVQGYGQQKGHTEVYRGAEYAVDFVPKLKLEVVVDDQLVDDTLDAIVEAARTGKIGDGKVWVTPVETLVRVRTNERGTAAL